A portion of the Symphalangus syndactylus isolate Jambi chromosome 13, NHGRI_mSymSyn1-v2.1_pri, whole genome shotgun sequence genome contains these proteins:
- the MYBPC2 gene encoding myosin-binding protein C, fast-type isoform X10, translating to MRAECGAALWSDASRSLLGVSGLIKRLPLGAHLSSLGPSGRGCGQRSRRRYPDMPEAKPAAKKAPKGKDAPKGAPKEAPPKEAPAEASKEASPEDQSPTAEEPTGVFLKKPESVSVETGKDVVVVAKVNGKELPDKPTIKWFKGKWLELGSKSGARFSFKESHDSASNVYTVELHIGKVVLGDRGDYRLEVKAKDACDSCGFNIDVEAPRQDASGQSLESFKRMGEKKSDTAGELDFSGLLKKREVVEEEKKKKKKDDDDLGIPPEIWELLKGAKKSEYEKIAFQYGITDLRGMLKRLKKAKVEVKKSAAFTKKLDPAYQVDRGNKIKLMVEISDPDLPLKWFKNGQEIKPSSKYVFENVGKKRILTINKCTLADDAAYEVAVKDEKCFTELFVKEPAVLIVTPLEDQQVFVGDRVEMAVEVSEEGAQVMWMKDGVELTREDSFKARYRFKKDGKRHILIFSDVVQEDRGRYQVITNGGQCEAELIVEEKQLEVLQDIADLTVKASEQAVFKCEVSDEKVTGKWYKNGIEVRPSKRITISHVGRFHKLVIDDVRPEDEGDYMFVPDGYALSLSAKLNFLEIKVEYVPKQEPPKIHLDCSGKTSENTIVVVAGNKLRLDVSITGEPPPVATWLKGDEVFTTTEGRTRIEKRVDCSSFVIESAEREDEGRYTIKVTNPVGEDVASIFLQVVDVPDPPEAVRITSVGEDWAILVWEPPTYDGGKPVTGYLVERKKKGSQRWMKLNFEVFTETTYESTKMIEGILYEMRVFAVNAIGVSQPSMNTKPFMPIAPTSEPLHLIVEDVTDTTTTLKWRPPSRIGAGGIDGYLVEYCLEGSEEWVPANTEPVERCGFTVKNLPTGARILFRVVGVNIAGRSEPATLAQPVTIREIAEPPKIRLPRHLRQTYIRKVGEQLNLVVPFQGKPRPQVVWTKGGAPLDTSRVHVRTSDFDTVFFVRQAARSDSGEYELSVQIENMKDTATIRIRVVEKAGPPINVMVKEVWGTNALVEWQAPKDDGNSEITGYFVQKADKKTMTRVSLCCPRWCQTPGLKRASHLGLPKSWHYRHEPRCLTPS from the exons ATGCGGGCGGAATGTGGGGCGGCCCTATGGTCTGATGCCTCCCGGAGCCTTCTGGGAGTCTCAGGACTCATTAAAAGGCTCCCCTTAGGGGCCCACCTGTCCTCCCTAGGGCCTAGCGGACGCGGCTGCGgtcagaggagcaggaggaggtaCCCCGACATGCCTGAGGCAAAACCAG CGGCCAAAAAGGCCCCCAAAGGCAAAGATGCCCCCAAAGGAGCCCCCAAGGAGGCTCCCCCTAAGGAGGCTCCTGCAGAGGCCTCCAAAG AAGCCTCACCCGAGGACCAGTCCCCGACTGCAGAGGAGCCTACTGGCGTTTTCCTGAAGAAGCCGGAATCTGTCTCAGTGGAGACTG GGAAGGACGTGGTGGTCGTGGCCAAAGTGAACGGGAAGGAGCTCCCGGACAAACCAACCATCAAGTGGTTCAAGGGGAAGTGGCTGGAGCTGGGCAGCAAGAGTGGCGCCCGCTTCTCCTTCAAGGAGTCCCATGACTCCGCCAGCAAT GTGTACACCGTGGAGCTGCACATTGGGAAGGTGGTACTGGGGGACCGTGGGGATTACCGCCTCGAGGTCAAAGCCAAGGATGCCTGCGACAGCTGTGGCTTCAACATTGATGTGGAGG CACCCCGTCAGGATGCCTCTGGGCAGAGTCTAGAAAGCTTCAAGCGTAT GGGTGAAAAGAAGTCGGATACTGCAGGTGAGCTGGATTTCAGTGGCCTGTTGAAAAAGAG ggaggtggtggaggaggagaagaagaagaaaaagaaagatgacgATGACCTAGGCATCCCCCCGGAGATCTGGGAGCTCCTGAAAGGGGCAAAGAAGAGCGAGTACGAGAAAATCGCCTTCCAGTATGGCATCACCGACCTCCGGGGCATGCTGAAGCGGCTGAAAAAGGCGAAGGTCGAGGTCAAGAAGAGTGCAG CATTCACAAAGAAGCTGGATCCAGCCTACCAAGTGGACAGAGGCAACAAGATCAAGTTGATGGTAGAGATCAGCGACCCAGACCTGCCCCTCAAGTGGTTCAAGAACGGCCAGGAGATCAAACCAAGCAGCAA GTACGTGTTTGAGAACGTTGGTAAGAAGCGAATTCTCACCATCAACAAGTGCACGCTGGCGGATGACGCTGCCTACGAAGTAGCTGTCAAGGATGAGAAGTGTTTCACTGAGCTCTTCGTCAAAG AACCTGCAGTCCTGATTGTCACACCTCTTGAGGACCAGCAGGTGTTTGTGGGTGACCGGGTGGAAATGGCAGTGGAGGTGTCAGAAGAGGGTGCCCAGGTGATGTG GATGAAAGATGGTGTGGAACTGACTCGGGAGGATTCCTTCAAGGCCCGGTACCGCTTCAAGAAGGACGGGAAGCGCCACATCCTCATCTTCTCAGACGTGGTCCAGGAGGACAGGGGTCGCTATCAGGTCATAACCAATGGCGGCCAGTGTGAGGCCGAGTTGATTGTGGAAG AGAAACAGCTGGAGGTCCTGCAGGACATCGCGGATCTGACGGTGAAGGCCTCAGAACAAGCTGTGTTCAAGTGCGAGGTGTCTGATGAGAAAGTGACGGGCAAGTGGTATAAGAATGGGATCGAGGTGCGGCCCAGCAAGAGGATCACCATTTCCCATGTAGGCAG GTTCCACAAGCTGGTGATCGATGACGTCCGTCCCGAGGATGAGGGAGACTACATGTTCGTGCCTGACGGCTACGCCCTGTCGCTCTCGGCCAAGCTCAACTTCCTGG AAATCAAGGTGGAGTACGTTCCCAAGCAAG AGCCACCAAAGATCCACTTGGATTGCTCAGGGAAGACCTCAGAGAATACGATTGTGGTTGTGGCTGGAAACAAGCTGAGGCTTGACGTGTCCATCACAGGGGAGCCCCCTCCCGTCGCTACCTGGCTGAAGGGAGATGAG GTATTCACGACCACCGAGGGCAGGACCCGCATCGAGAAGCGGGTGGACTGCAGCAGCTTTGTGATTGAGAGTGCGGAGCGGGAAGACGAGGGCCGCTACACCATCAAGGTCACCAACCCCGTCGGCGAGGATGTGGCTTCCATCTTCCTGCAGGTTGTGG ATGTCCCAGACCCCCCGGAGGCCGTGCGCATCACTTCGGTTGGAGAGGATTGGGCCATCCTTGTCTGGGAGCCGCCGACGTACGATGGGGGGAAGCCGGTCACCG GGTACCTCGTGGAGCGGAAGAAGAAGGGCTCTCAGCGCTGGATGAAGCTGAACTTTGAGGTCTTCACGGAGACCACCTATGAGTCCACCAAGATGATCGAGGGCATCCTCTATGAGATGCGTGTCTTCGCCGTCAATGCTATAGGGGTCTCCCAGCCCAGCATGAACACCAAGCCTTTTATGCCTATTG CACCCACGAGTGAACCCCTGCACCTGATAGTGGAGGATGTGACAGacaccaccaccacactcaagTGGAGGCCTCCAAGCAGGATCGGGGCAGGTGGCATCGATGGGTACCTGGTGGAGTACTGCCTGGAAGGCT CCGAGGAATGGGTCCCTGCCAACACTGAGCCCGTGGAGCGCTGTGGCTTCACCGTCAAGAATCTCCCGACGGGAGCCAGAATCCTCTTCCGAGTCGTTGGGGTCAACATCGCGGGGCGCAGCGAGCCGGCCACCCTGGCCCAGCCGGTCACCATCAGGGAGATTGCGG AGCCACCCAAGATCCGGCTCCCCCGCCATCTCCGCCAGACCTACATCCGCAAAGTGGGCGAGCAGCTCAACCTTGTCGTCCCCTTCCAG GGAAAGCCCCGGCCCCAGGTGGTGTGGACCAAGGGCGGGGCCCCGCTGGACACCTCCCGCGTGCACGTGCGGACCAGCGACTTCGACACCGTGTTCTTCGTGCGCCAGGCGGCCCGCTCCGACTCCGGGGAATACGAGCTGAGCGTGCAGATCGAGAACATGAAGGACACCGCCACCATCCGCATCCGCGTCGTGG AAAAGGCTGGGCCCCCCATAAACGTGATGGTGAAGGAGGTGTGGGGCACGAACGCACTGGTGGAGTGGCAGGCCCCCAAAGATGATGGGAACAGTGAGATCACGGGGTATTTCGTCCAGAAAGCAGACAAAAAGACCATG acaagggtctcactgtgttgcccacgctggtgtcaaactcccgggctcaagcgagcctcccacctcggcctcccaaagagctggcattacaggcatgagccacggtgcctgaccCCTTCTTAG
- the MYBPC2 gene encoding myosin-binding protein C, fast-type isoform X7, translating to MRAECGAALWSDASRSLLGVSGLIKRLPLGAHLSSLGPSGRGCGQRSRRRYPDMPEAKPAAKKAPKGKDAPKGAPKEAPPKEAPAEASKEASPEDQSPTAEEPTGVFLKKPESVSVETGKDVVVVAKVNGKELPDKPTIKWFKGKWLELGSKSGARFSFKESHDSASNVYTVELHIGKVVLGDRGDYRLEVKAKDACDSCGFNIDVEAPRQDASGQSLESFKRMGEKKSDTAGELDFSGLLKKREVVEEEKKKKKKDDDDLGIPPEIWELLKGAKKSEYEKIAFQYGITDLRGMLKRLKKAKVEVKKSAAFTKKLDPAYQVDRGNKIKLMVEISDPDLPLKWFKNGQEIKPSSKYVFENVGKKRILTINKCTLADDAAYEVAVKDEKCFTELFVKEPAVLIVTPLEDQQVFVGDRVEMAVEVSEEGAQVMWMKDGVELTREDSFKARYRFKKDGKRHILIFSDVVQEDRGRYQVITNGGQCEAELIVEEKQLEVLQDIADLTVKASEQAVFKCEVSDEKVTGKWYKNGIEVRPSKRITISHVGRFHKLVIDDVRPEDEGDYMFVPDGYALSLSAKLNFLEIKVEYVPKQEPPKIHLDCSGKTSENTIVVVAGNKLRLDVSITGEPPPVATWLKGDEVFTTTEGRTRIEKRVDCSSFVIESAEREDEGRYTIKVTNPVGEDVASIFLQVVDVPDPPEAVRITSVGEDWAILVWEPPTYDGGKPVTGYLVERKKKGSQRWMKLNFEVFTETTYESTKMIEGILYEMRVFAVNAIGVSQPSMNTKPFMPIAPTSEPLHLIVEDVTDTTTTLKWRPPSRIGAGGIDGYLVEYCLEGSEEWVPANTEPVERCGFTVKNLPTGARILFRVVGVNIAGRSEPATLAQPVTIREIAEPPKIRLPRHLRQTYIRKVGEQLNLVVPFQGKPRPQVVWTKGGAPLDTSRVHVRTSDFDTVFFVRQAARSDSGEYELSVQIENMKDTATIRIRVVEKAGPPINVMVKEVWGTNALVEWQAPKDDGNSEITGYFVQKADKKTMEWFNVYERNRHTSCTVSDLIVGNEYYFRVYTENICGLSDSPGVSKNTARILKTAEGGLDEEQDGNPRRSQVPDNQLPRSPDAEHPPPLALRRWDLHLPGRQ from the exons ATGCGGGCGGAATGTGGGGCGGCCCTATGGTCTGATGCCTCCCGGAGCCTTCTGGGAGTCTCAGGACTCATTAAAAGGCTCCCCTTAGGGGCCCACCTGTCCTCCCTAGGGCCTAGCGGACGCGGCTGCGgtcagaggagcaggaggaggtaCCCCGACATGCCTGAGGCAAAACCAG CGGCCAAAAAGGCCCCCAAAGGCAAAGATGCCCCCAAAGGAGCCCCCAAGGAGGCTCCCCCTAAGGAGGCTCCTGCAGAGGCCTCCAAAG AAGCCTCACCCGAGGACCAGTCCCCGACTGCAGAGGAGCCTACTGGCGTTTTCCTGAAGAAGCCGGAATCTGTCTCAGTGGAGACTG GGAAGGACGTGGTGGTCGTGGCCAAAGTGAACGGGAAGGAGCTCCCGGACAAACCAACCATCAAGTGGTTCAAGGGGAAGTGGCTGGAGCTGGGCAGCAAGAGTGGCGCCCGCTTCTCCTTCAAGGAGTCCCATGACTCCGCCAGCAAT GTGTACACCGTGGAGCTGCACATTGGGAAGGTGGTACTGGGGGACCGTGGGGATTACCGCCTCGAGGTCAAAGCCAAGGATGCCTGCGACAGCTGTGGCTTCAACATTGATGTGGAGG CACCCCGTCAGGATGCCTCTGGGCAGAGTCTAGAAAGCTTCAAGCGTAT GGGTGAAAAGAAGTCGGATACTGCAGGTGAGCTGGATTTCAGTGGCCTGTTGAAAAAGAG ggaggtggtggaggaggagaagaagaagaaaaagaaagatgacgATGACCTAGGCATCCCCCCGGAGATCTGGGAGCTCCTGAAAGGGGCAAAGAAGAGCGAGTACGAGAAAATCGCCTTCCAGTATGGCATCACCGACCTCCGGGGCATGCTGAAGCGGCTGAAAAAGGCGAAGGTCGAGGTCAAGAAGAGTGCAG CATTCACAAAGAAGCTGGATCCAGCCTACCAAGTGGACAGAGGCAACAAGATCAAGTTGATGGTAGAGATCAGCGACCCAGACCTGCCCCTCAAGTGGTTCAAGAACGGCCAGGAGATCAAACCAAGCAGCAA GTACGTGTTTGAGAACGTTGGTAAGAAGCGAATTCTCACCATCAACAAGTGCACGCTGGCGGATGACGCTGCCTACGAAGTAGCTGTCAAGGATGAGAAGTGTTTCACTGAGCTCTTCGTCAAAG AACCTGCAGTCCTGATTGTCACACCTCTTGAGGACCAGCAGGTGTTTGTGGGTGACCGGGTGGAAATGGCAGTGGAGGTGTCAGAAGAGGGTGCCCAGGTGATGTG GATGAAAGATGGTGTGGAACTGACTCGGGAGGATTCCTTCAAGGCCCGGTACCGCTTCAAGAAGGACGGGAAGCGCCACATCCTCATCTTCTCAGACGTGGTCCAGGAGGACAGGGGTCGCTATCAGGTCATAACCAATGGCGGCCAGTGTGAGGCCGAGTTGATTGTGGAAG AGAAACAGCTGGAGGTCCTGCAGGACATCGCGGATCTGACGGTGAAGGCCTCAGAACAAGCTGTGTTCAAGTGCGAGGTGTCTGATGAGAAAGTGACGGGCAAGTGGTATAAGAATGGGATCGAGGTGCGGCCCAGCAAGAGGATCACCATTTCCCATGTAGGCAG GTTCCACAAGCTGGTGATCGATGACGTCCGTCCCGAGGATGAGGGAGACTACATGTTCGTGCCTGACGGCTACGCCCTGTCGCTCTCGGCCAAGCTCAACTTCCTGG AAATCAAGGTGGAGTACGTTCCCAAGCAAG AGCCACCAAAGATCCACTTGGATTGCTCAGGGAAGACCTCAGAGAATACGATTGTGGTTGTGGCTGGAAACAAGCTGAGGCTTGACGTGTCCATCACAGGGGAGCCCCCTCCCGTCGCTACCTGGCTGAAGGGAGATGAG GTATTCACGACCACCGAGGGCAGGACCCGCATCGAGAAGCGGGTGGACTGCAGCAGCTTTGTGATTGAGAGTGCGGAGCGGGAAGACGAGGGCCGCTACACCATCAAGGTCACCAACCCCGTCGGCGAGGATGTGGCTTCCATCTTCCTGCAGGTTGTGG ATGTCCCAGACCCCCCGGAGGCCGTGCGCATCACTTCGGTTGGAGAGGATTGGGCCATCCTTGTCTGGGAGCCGCCGACGTACGATGGGGGGAAGCCGGTCACCG GGTACCTCGTGGAGCGGAAGAAGAAGGGCTCTCAGCGCTGGATGAAGCTGAACTTTGAGGTCTTCACGGAGACCACCTATGAGTCCACCAAGATGATCGAGGGCATCCTCTATGAGATGCGTGTCTTCGCCGTCAATGCTATAGGGGTCTCCCAGCCCAGCATGAACACCAAGCCTTTTATGCCTATTG CACCCACGAGTGAACCCCTGCACCTGATAGTGGAGGATGTGACAGacaccaccaccacactcaagTGGAGGCCTCCAAGCAGGATCGGGGCAGGTGGCATCGATGGGTACCTGGTGGAGTACTGCCTGGAAGGCT CCGAGGAATGGGTCCCTGCCAACACTGAGCCCGTGGAGCGCTGTGGCTTCACCGTCAAGAATCTCCCGACGGGAGCCAGAATCCTCTTCCGAGTCGTTGGGGTCAACATCGCGGGGCGCAGCGAGCCGGCCACCCTGGCCCAGCCGGTCACCATCAGGGAGATTGCGG AGCCACCCAAGATCCGGCTCCCCCGCCATCTCCGCCAGACCTACATCCGCAAAGTGGGCGAGCAGCTCAACCTTGTCGTCCCCTTCCAG GGAAAGCCCCGGCCCCAGGTGGTGTGGACCAAGGGCGGGGCCCCGCTGGACACCTCCCGCGTGCACGTGCGGACCAGCGACTTCGACACCGTGTTCTTCGTGCGCCAGGCGGCCCGCTCCGACTCCGGGGAATACGAGCTGAGCGTGCAGATCGAGAACATGAAGGACACCGCCACCATCCGCATCCGCGTCGTGG AAAAGGCTGGGCCCCCCATAAACGTGATGGTGAAGGAGGTGTGGGGCACGAACGCACTGGTGGAGTGGCAGGCCCCCAAAGATGATGGGAACAGTGAGATCACGGGGTATTTCGTCCAGAAAGCAGACAAAAAGACCATG GAGTGGTTCAACGTCTATGAACGTAACAGGCACACCAGCTGTACTGTGTCTGACCTCATTGTGGGCAACGAATACTATTTCCGAGTTTACACGGAGAACATCTGTGGGCTCAGTGACTCACCTGGCGTCTCCAAGAACACGGCCCGCATCCTCAAGACAG CCGAAGGTGGTCTGGATGAAGAACAAGATGGAAATC
- the MYBPC2 gene encoding myosin-binding protein C, fast-type isoform X8, whose product MRAECGAALWSDASRSLLGVSGLIKRLPLGAHLSSLGPSGRGCGQRSRRRYPDMPEAKPEASPEDQSPTAEEPTGVFLKKPESVSVETGKDVVVVAKVNGKELPDKPTIKWFKGKWLELGSKSGARFSFKESHDSASNVYTVELHIGKVVLGDRGDYRLEVKAKDACDSCGFNIDVEAPRQDASGQSLESFKRMGEKKSDTAGELDFSGLLKKREVVEEEKKKKKKDDDDLGIPPEIWELLKGAKKSEYEKIAFQYGITDLRGMLKRLKKAKVEVKKSAAFTKKLDPAYQVDRGNKIKLMVEISDPDLPLKWFKNGQEIKPSSKYVFENVGKKRILTINKCTLADDAAYEVAVKDEKCFTELFVKEPAVLIVTPLEDQQVFVGDRVEMAVEVSEEGAQVMWMKDGVELTREDSFKARYRFKKDGKRHILIFSDVVQEDRGRYQVITNGGQCEAELIVEEKQLEVLQDIADLTVKASEQAVFKCEVSDEKVTGKWYKNGIEVRPSKRITISHVGRFHKLVIDDVRPEDEGDYMFVPDGYALSLSAKLNFLEIKVEYVPKQEPPKIHLDCSGKTSENTIVVVAGNKLRLDVSITGEPPPVATWLKGDEVFTTTEGRTRIEKRVDCSSFVIESAEREDEGRYTIKVTNPVGEDVASIFLQVVDVPDPPEAVRITSVGEDWAILVWEPPTYDGGKPVTGYLVERKKKGSQRWMKLNFEVFTETTYESTKMIEGILYEMRVFAVNAIGVSQPSMNTKPFMPIAPTSEPLHLIVEDVTDTTTTLKWRPPSRIGAGGIDGYLVEYCLEGSEEWVPANTEPVERCGFTVKNLPTGARILFRVVGVNIAGRSEPATLAQPVTIREIAEPPKIRLPRHLRQTYIRKVGEQLNLVVPFQGKPRPQVVWTKGGAPLDTSRVHVRTSDFDTVFFVRQAARSDSGEYELSVQIENMKDTATIRIRVVEKAGPPINVMVKEVWGTNALVEWQAPKDDGNSEITGYFVQKADKKTMEWFNVYERNRHTSCTVSDLIVGNEYYFRVYTENICGLSDSPGVSKNTARILKTAEGGLDEEQDGNPRRSQVPDNQLPRSPDAEHPPPLALRRWDLHLPGRQ is encoded by the exons ATGCGGGCGGAATGTGGGGCGGCCCTATGGTCTGATGCCTCCCGGAGCCTTCTGGGAGTCTCAGGACTCATTAAAAGGCTCCCCTTAGGGGCCCACCTGTCCTCCCTAGGGCCTAGCGGACGCGGCTGCGgtcagaggagcaggaggaggtaCCCCGACATGCCTGAGGCAAAACCAG AAGCCTCACCCGAGGACCAGTCCCCGACTGCAGAGGAGCCTACTGGCGTTTTCCTGAAGAAGCCGGAATCTGTCTCAGTGGAGACTG GGAAGGACGTGGTGGTCGTGGCCAAAGTGAACGGGAAGGAGCTCCCGGACAAACCAACCATCAAGTGGTTCAAGGGGAAGTGGCTGGAGCTGGGCAGCAAGAGTGGCGCCCGCTTCTCCTTCAAGGAGTCCCATGACTCCGCCAGCAAT GTGTACACCGTGGAGCTGCACATTGGGAAGGTGGTACTGGGGGACCGTGGGGATTACCGCCTCGAGGTCAAAGCCAAGGATGCCTGCGACAGCTGTGGCTTCAACATTGATGTGGAGG CACCCCGTCAGGATGCCTCTGGGCAGAGTCTAGAAAGCTTCAAGCGTAT GGGTGAAAAGAAGTCGGATACTGCAGGTGAGCTGGATTTCAGTGGCCTGTTGAAAAAGAG ggaggtggtggaggaggagaagaagaagaaaaagaaagatgacgATGACCTAGGCATCCCCCCGGAGATCTGGGAGCTCCTGAAAGGGGCAAAGAAGAGCGAGTACGAGAAAATCGCCTTCCAGTATGGCATCACCGACCTCCGGGGCATGCTGAAGCGGCTGAAAAAGGCGAAGGTCGAGGTCAAGAAGAGTGCAG CATTCACAAAGAAGCTGGATCCAGCCTACCAAGTGGACAGAGGCAACAAGATCAAGTTGATGGTAGAGATCAGCGACCCAGACCTGCCCCTCAAGTGGTTCAAGAACGGCCAGGAGATCAAACCAAGCAGCAA GTACGTGTTTGAGAACGTTGGTAAGAAGCGAATTCTCACCATCAACAAGTGCACGCTGGCGGATGACGCTGCCTACGAAGTAGCTGTCAAGGATGAGAAGTGTTTCACTGAGCTCTTCGTCAAAG AACCTGCAGTCCTGATTGTCACACCTCTTGAGGACCAGCAGGTGTTTGTGGGTGACCGGGTGGAAATGGCAGTGGAGGTGTCAGAAGAGGGTGCCCAGGTGATGTG GATGAAAGATGGTGTGGAACTGACTCGGGAGGATTCCTTCAAGGCCCGGTACCGCTTCAAGAAGGACGGGAAGCGCCACATCCTCATCTTCTCAGACGTGGTCCAGGAGGACAGGGGTCGCTATCAGGTCATAACCAATGGCGGCCAGTGTGAGGCCGAGTTGATTGTGGAAG AGAAACAGCTGGAGGTCCTGCAGGACATCGCGGATCTGACGGTGAAGGCCTCAGAACAAGCTGTGTTCAAGTGCGAGGTGTCTGATGAGAAAGTGACGGGCAAGTGGTATAAGAATGGGATCGAGGTGCGGCCCAGCAAGAGGATCACCATTTCCCATGTAGGCAG GTTCCACAAGCTGGTGATCGATGACGTCCGTCCCGAGGATGAGGGAGACTACATGTTCGTGCCTGACGGCTACGCCCTGTCGCTCTCGGCCAAGCTCAACTTCCTGG AAATCAAGGTGGAGTACGTTCCCAAGCAAG AGCCACCAAAGATCCACTTGGATTGCTCAGGGAAGACCTCAGAGAATACGATTGTGGTTGTGGCTGGAAACAAGCTGAGGCTTGACGTGTCCATCACAGGGGAGCCCCCTCCCGTCGCTACCTGGCTGAAGGGAGATGAG GTATTCACGACCACCGAGGGCAGGACCCGCATCGAGAAGCGGGTGGACTGCAGCAGCTTTGTGATTGAGAGTGCGGAGCGGGAAGACGAGGGCCGCTACACCATCAAGGTCACCAACCCCGTCGGCGAGGATGTGGCTTCCATCTTCCTGCAGGTTGTGG ATGTCCCAGACCCCCCGGAGGCCGTGCGCATCACTTCGGTTGGAGAGGATTGGGCCATCCTTGTCTGGGAGCCGCCGACGTACGATGGGGGGAAGCCGGTCACCG GGTACCTCGTGGAGCGGAAGAAGAAGGGCTCTCAGCGCTGGATGAAGCTGAACTTTGAGGTCTTCACGGAGACCACCTATGAGTCCACCAAGATGATCGAGGGCATCCTCTATGAGATGCGTGTCTTCGCCGTCAATGCTATAGGGGTCTCCCAGCCCAGCATGAACACCAAGCCTTTTATGCCTATTG CACCCACGAGTGAACCCCTGCACCTGATAGTGGAGGATGTGACAGacaccaccaccacactcaagTGGAGGCCTCCAAGCAGGATCGGGGCAGGTGGCATCGATGGGTACCTGGTGGAGTACTGCCTGGAAGGCT CCGAGGAATGGGTCCCTGCCAACACTGAGCCCGTGGAGCGCTGTGGCTTCACCGTCAAGAATCTCCCGACGGGAGCCAGAATCCTCTTCCGAGTCGTTGGGGTCAACATCGCGGGGCGCAGCGAGCCGGCCACCCTGGCCCAGCCGGTCACCATCAGGGAGATTGCGG AGCCACCCAAGATCCGGCTCCCCCGCCATCTCCGCCAGACCTACATCCGCAAAGTGGGCGAGCAGCTCAACCTTGTCGTCCCCTTCCAG GGAAAGCCCCGGCCCCAGGTGGTGTGGACCAAGGGCGGGGCCCCGCTGGACACCTCCCGCGTGCACGTGCGGACCAGCGACTTCGACACCGTGTTCTTCGTGCGCCAGGCGGCCCGCTCCGACTCCGGGGAATACGAGCTGAGCGTGCAGATCGAGAACATGAAGGACACCGCCACCATCCGCATCCGCGTCGTGG AAAAGGCTGGGCCCCCCATAAACGTGATGGTGAAGGAGGTGTGGGGCACGAACGCACTGGTGGAGTGGCAGGCCCCCAAAGATGATGGGAACAGTGAGATCACGGGGTATTTCGTCCAGAAAGCAGACAAAAAGACCATG GAGTGGTTCAACGTCTATGAACGTAACAGGCACACCAGCTGTACTGTGTCTGACCTCATTGTGGGCAACGAATACTATTTCCGAGTTTACACGGAGAACATCTGTGGGCTCAGTGACTCACCTGGCGTCTCCAAGAACACGGCCCGCATCCTCAAGACAG CCGAAGGTGGTCTGGATGAAGAACAAGATGGAAATC